ACCTACTAATATCCAAAACCCAAGCTAAGAAAAAACCCGTCACCTGTCCAGCTCTGCATAAACCCAACCAACCCAATGCAAGAAGCAGAACACAAGCAAGCAGCACACACAATTCCACCATATTTTAGCGGAAAAAACATCGGAGAGTAATCTTGCAAACAGAACCAACGTTTTCAACAAGCGTTGCAAGCACTAAGCTTCAATCCAAGCAGCTCCTGTAGAGTAGCAGCTCAATTCCTACGCACATTTCAAGAGTATATAGAGCCTCCCCCCAGTATCTGCAGCACGCGTGCGTGCACCTCGAAGCATTGCAAATCTACCTAGCCTAGCAGTGCAGCATAACGCTAATTGTATCGTAACATGCTCTCACATCCAAACATTCAGAGATGGCTAATATTTTCAGGCCAGAATTGGAAGATAGGGTGAGCAACGGGTAGCGAGTAAGACGAGGTTGAACTAGTTCTATCTACTTCTAACCTGTTCTTTCTATATCAATCAGCTATTCTAAGATAGTGTTGCCTGCCGCCGAAGCTAACAATTTTTATAATCAACCACTCAGCGATATAAAAGGAAGATAGATTCAACTTGTCTCAGAACGTGTTCAACCGACTCATTTCAGTTATAGACGCCAAAGTCGTCATACTGGCGCTCTTCGCTCTTCATCTGCTAGCCATAGCTTTCCCGCCTAAAGCACTAGTTTTCGATGAAGCCTTCTATGTGCCGGCTGCCCGCGACTTCTTGAACGATGTCGGCAGCAACCCGGAGCATCCTTTCTTGGGGAAGGCTTGGGTGGCACTCGGCATTTTTCTCTTCGGCGATAACTGGTTCGGCTGGCGAATCATCACCGTCATATTCAGCATGCTGTCGCTGATCATGTTCTATTTCCTTGCGAAGCGTTTCCTCGGAGAACGTTTAGCGGTCTACTCGACTGCTCTCCTAGGCTTTGAAGTCATCTTCTTTGTTCACGGTAGCCTTGCGCTTCTCGAGGTTCCGTCGATATTCTTCGCCTTTCTCGGCTTCTGGCTCTACCTTAAACGAGGAGCGAGAAAGTTTCTTAGGATTCCAGTCTTCTACTGGTTGGCCACAATCTCCTTCGCCCTTTCATATTTGGGCAAGGAGACAGCTGCCTTCTTCATCATCAGCCTCATCTTCTTCTACATAGCTATGGCCAAATACACGAAGTACCGCGATCTAGTCCCGAAAATCTGGAAAGGCCTCGTACTCATCCTCGTGCTTGCAACCATCTACCTTGTTCCTGTCACAATATATGACCAGAGGTATCATCCCTCCTCATCCAGCGAAGTCGCCGTCACAGTGACTGTGGTGCAGACGAAGGATCCGCAGCTAAACACCACATATACAAGCACCGTCACCAGCACCACAACAAAGAAGAACCTTATCGACAACGGAATACAACATCTGCTCTTCACAGTCAGCTACGCATCAGGGCTCAAAATCACCAACAAAAGCACGGTAGACACCGGAAACTATGCTTGGAACTGGATACTACCCAGACCTGGATACCCTGCAGCACCCTACTACGTGGAGAACACCGAAGTAACCCACACAACCAAAGCCGGAGATCAAGTCATTGGCACATCCACAGAGACAAAGCACCCCATCGCATGGTACGGCGTAGGCACCCTCCCAATATGGTGGAGCATCTGGATAATCGTACCATTCACAGCCTACAACATAGTAAGGAGACAAGGAAAAGCCATAGACTACTTCCTCCTCATATGGATCGCAGGCACATACCTCCCAATGATATACATCTCCGCAGTAGCAGGAAGAATAGTGTACCCATTCTACTTCATCCAAACCGTCCCAGCCCTAGCAATAGGCATCCCGTATGTGCTGAACTCACTTCTAAAAGACAAAATAATCAGAAACATCGCGTTAGCAGCATTCATACTAGTCGTCATAGCAATCTTCCTATGGTACTTCCCAGTCAGAGTAACCCAATTCTAAAAACTGAAAAATGAGAAAATAAGGTCGGTTCAGATCAGTTCAGTTCAGTTTAGCTTACCTGAATGTCACCTATGTAGACGCCTGCGCCTTTAGATGCTTCACCGATAACGTGAGTTTTCATCTTGTGCTTTCGGAAGATCTTTTCAACCGCGTTAACCTCTGAGCTGGGAGATACTACACAGAAGCCGATGCCCATGTTGAATGTCCGATACATTTCATGCTCAGAGATGTCCCCTTCTCTCTGAATAAACTTGAACAGCGGCGGTGTACGCGGCATGTTGTTGAGTTGGAAGCCGATGTCTCTTTCTCTGATTAGCCTAGTCATCTTCGAGAAGGCTCCGCCGGTTATGTGCGCAAGACCTGAAACCTTCACATTGCTCTTCAACAGTTCGAGGACCGGTTTCACGTAGATTCGCGTCGGCTCAAGCAGATCCTCCCCTACACTTCTATCGACACCGGGAATCTTCTCGGTAATCCGGTGCTTTTCAAGAAGAACCTTTCGAGCCAGCGACAACCCGTTGGAGTGTATCCCTGAGCTCTCAACCCCTATCACAACGTCTCCTTCCTTGATTTTGTCCCCCGTTATTATCCGGCTCTTCGACGCAACACCTAGAACCATTCCTGCGAGGTCAAAGGCTTTGTCACCTTCACCTTCGATCACGTCAGGCATGACTGCAGTTTCTCCTCCGACGATCGCTACCGACGCTTCATTAGCTCC
This window of the Nitrososphaerota archaeon genome carries:
- the purM gene encoding phosphoribosylformylglycinamidine cyclo-ligase — encoded protein: MSKKKHWRYADAGIDVNRIKKEQGALADLLGLTFANREGKIGAVLEKIGHYSGLIDAGGDTALALHTDGVGTKVLIAQMMDRFDTVGVDCVAMNVNDIICVGAEPIAFLDYIAVKKFDEKLINSIAKGLVAGANEASVAIVGGETAVMPDVIEGEGDKAFDLAGMVLGVASKSRIITGDKIKEGDVVIGVESSGIHSNGLSLARKVLLEKHRITEKIPGVDRSVGEDLLEPTRIYVKPVLELLKSNVKVSGLAHITGGAFSKMTRLIRERDIGFQLNNMPRTPPLFKFIQREGDISEHEMYRTFNMGIGFCVVSPSSEVNAVEKIFRKHKMKTHVIGEASKGAGVYIGDIQVS
- a CDS encoding glycosyltransferase family 39 protein — protein: MSQNVFNRLISVIDAKVVILALFALHLLAIAFPPKALVFDEAFYVPAARDFLNDVGSNPEHPFLGKAWVALGIFLFGDNWFGWRIITVIFSMLSLIMFYFLAKRFLGERLAVYSTALLGFEVIFFVHGSLALLEVPSIFFAFLGFWLYLKRGARKFLRIPVFYWLATISFALSYLGKETAAFFIISLIFFYIAMAKYTKYRDLVPKIWKGLVLILVLATIYLVPVTIYDQRYHPSSSSEVAVTVTVVQTKDPQLNTTYTSTVTSTTTKKNLIDNGIQHLLFTVSYASGLKITNKSTVDTGNYAWNWILPRPGYPAAPYYVENTEVTHTTKAGDQVIGTSTETKHPIAWYGVGTLPIWWSIWIIVPFTAYNIVRRQGKAIDYFLLIWIAGTYLPMIYISAVAGRIVYPFYFIQTVPALAIGIPYVLNSLLKDKIIRNIALAAFILVVIAIFLWYFPVRVTQF